In one window of Mytilus galloprovincialis chromosome 6, xbMytGall1.hap1.1, whole genome shotgun sequence DNA:
- the LOC143080415 gene encoding uncharacterized protein LOC143080415 encodes MSSIEIRFNGGNESQKIFIPSSTGKKRIHLVFTKSTTEPPRNDKTIDKIETLIIGEKIWYSCKVCDARFTLLHSARNHVRMQHVVTKKFLCSLCGKGCITMKEYEKHMMVHAARPYQCEMCRRRFDTEEKLKIHFEGQHANRPRNFQCGNCHKLFLTMQHLKEHILIHSDEKNFTCEICYKSFFRETSYKLHKKTHLVGPFPCKICKKEFKYEKTLHTHIKFKHIDKTIIPDTTENMSELGDRNTSEKLKENTYTATVENVTDVTDLVLITEEKNDEERRNEIDATDESKTKDDMIDENSKGESDELETQIVKVKEEKEEVLFRTRQTNFPCEECGRVFNRKDNLKNHMRLHSGAKPFVCTICNKSFRQAAHLYRHTKSHTGERNEVCTICGKAFFRSEHLRKHQLQHLPPDQKPSNFCELCGKNVINMRRHVKRIHEEGKSFFCSECKQKFRYEECYKNHIVHGQHVKESYMRRTCPICQNVFCKPAGVRRHLRNVHGQDGTLKPYTCSVCQKGFEDQQAFQKHVVKGHGLLGQVKRAMKPPKRPTPDESESESSTENDSSDEEVIEEQMVVEEAVTDTFDVLEYI; translated from the coding sequence ATGAGCAGTATAGAGATAAGGTTTAATGGAGGAAATGAAAGCCAGAAGATATTCATACCATCAAGTACTGGCAAGAAACGAATACATTTGGTGTTTACAAAATCTACCACTGAACCACCTAGAAATGATAAAACAATAGACAAGATTGAGACTTTAATTATTGGGGAAAAGATATGGTATAGTTGTAAAGTATGTGATGCAAGATTTACACTTCTACACTCTGCTCGTAATCATGTCCGAATGCAGCATGTTGTGACAAAGAAGTTTCTGTGTAGTTTATGTGGTAAAGGTTGTATAACTATGAAAGAGTATGAGAAACATATGATGGTACATGCAGCAAGGCCTTATCAATGTGAAATGTGTAGACGGAGGTTTGATACggaagaaaaattgaaaattcaCTTTGAAGGTCAACATGCTAATCGGCCTCGTAATTTTCAGTGTGGGAATTGTCATAAACTATTTTTAACCATGCAACATCTTAAAGAGCACATTTTGATTCATTCTGATGAAAAGAATTTTACATGCGAGATCTGTTACAAGAGCTTTTTTCGGGAGACATCCTATAAACTTCATAAGAAAACTCACCTTGTTGGACCTTTCCCATGTAAGATTTGTAAAAAAgagttcaaatatgaaaaaactttacatacacatataaaatttaaacacattgACAAGACTATTATACCAGATACAACTGAAAATATGTCAGAGTTGGGAGACAGGAATACTTcagaaaaattgaaagaaaatacctATACGGCAACTGTAGAAAATGTCACAGATGTGACAGATTTGGTTCTTATTACTGAAGAGAAAAATGATGAAGAAAGAAGGAATGAAATTGATGCAACagatgaaagtaaaacaaaagatgATATGATTGATGAAAATTCAAAGGGAGAATCTGATGAGTTAGAAACACAGATAGTAAAAGTCAAAGAGGAGAAAGAAGAAGTGTTGTTTCGTACCAGACAAACAAACTTCCCATGTGAGGAATGTGGGAGGGTTTTCAATAGGAAGGACAACCTGAAAAACCACATGCGTTTACATTCAGGTGCAAAGCCATTTGTATGTACCATTTGCAACAAGAGCTTCCGTCAAGCTGCACATCTTTATCGTCATACCAAATCCCATACTGGGGAGAGAAATGAAGTCTGCACAATCTGTGGTAAGGCATTCTTTCGTTCTGAACATCTACGTAAACATCAATTGCAACATCTGCCTCCAGATCAAAAACCTTCCAACTTCTGTGAACTTTGTGGAAAAAATGTCATTAATATGAGGAGACATGTTAAAAGGATCCATGAAGAAGGAAAATCATTCTTTTGCTCtgaatgtaaacaaaaatttagATACGAGGAATGCTACAAAAACCATATAGTACATGGTCAACATGTGAAAGAAAGCTATATGAGAAGAACTTGCCCTATCTGTCAAAATGTCTTCTGCAAGCCAGCAGGTGTCAGACGACACTTGAGAAATGTCCATGGACAGGATGGAACACTCAAACCATATACCTGTTCTGTTTGTCAAAAAGGCTTTGAGGATCAGCAGGCATTCCAAAAACATGTTGTCAAAGGTCATGGATTACTTGGACAAGTTAAAAGAGCGATGAAGCCTCCAAAGAGACCAACACCTGATGAAAGTGAAAGCGAAAGTAGTACAGAGAATGACAGTTCAGACGAGGAAGTAATTGAAGAACAAATGGTTGTTGAAGAAGCTGTTACTGATACTTTTGATGTATTAGAATATATATAG